A genome region from Fervidobacterium changbaicum includes the following:
- a CDS encoding ABC transporter ATP-binding protein produces the protein MPVLEVEGLHVFYGSIHAIKGISFKVEQGQIVTLIGANGAGKTTTLSTIAGLVKSRRGRIIFNGKEVQNQPPHQINRMGVCLVPEGRRIFPNLTVMENLMMGAFNRKDKDGIKQDLEWVFTLFPRLAERKNQLGGTLSGGEQQMLAISRALMSRPKVLMMDEPSLGLAPILVEEVFEIIKKLNSEGMTILLVEQNAVGALNISHYGYVLETGNIVLEGPAKDLLKDEQVKKAYLGL, from the coding sequence ATGCCGGTGCTTGAAGTTGAGGGGCTCCATGTATTTTACGGTTCAATCCACGCTATCAAAGGTATTTCTTTTAAGGTGGAACAGGGACAGATAGTGACACTCATCGGCGCAAACGGTGCGGGGAAAACTACCACGCTTTCCACAATTGCAGGTTTGGTGAAATCAAGAAGGGGAAGAATCATCTTCAATGGTAAAGAAGTCCAAAACCAACCTCCACACCAGATAAACAGGATGGGGGTATGTCTTGTTCCAGAGGGAAGAAGGATCTTTCCCAACCTGACTGTTATGGAAAACCTCATGATGGGTGCTTTCAATAGAAAAGACAAAGATGGAATCAAACAAGATCTGGAATGGGTTTTTACACTTTTCCCAAGGCTTGCTGAAAGGAAAAATCAGCTCGGTGGAACACTTTCTGGTGGTGAACAGCAGATGCTGGCCATCTCTAGAGCTCTTATGAGCAGGCCAAAGGTGCTCATGATGGATGAGCCTTCGCTTGGCCTTGCTCCGATACTTGTGGAAGAGGTTTTTGAAATTATCAAGAAGTTGAATTCAGAAGGGATGACTATACTACTTGTGGAACAAAATGCTGTTGGTGCACTGAACATATCGCACTACGGATACGTCTTGGAAACAGGTAATATCGTTCTTGAAGGCCCAGCAAAAGATCTGCTCAAGGATGAACAGGTAAAAAAGGCGTACCTGGGATTGTAA
- a CDS encoding ABC transporter ATP-binding protein: MNNTLMQEKRLNNEKNRRVILKMDHVTMQFGGLTAVDDFDNVVYEGEILGIIGPNGAGKTTAFNVITGIYYPTKGRIIFDDIDITPYKPHQITHLGIARTFQNIRLFGTLTVLDNVLVAMHHLLSTRDADEILKKHGKDPKIKGHLWFWRAVTKVGYRKKELEMRDIGMELLRKVGLDHLAYEIASSLPYGQQRKLEIARALATEPKLLLLDEPAAGMNPKESEELMEFIRYIRDEFKLTVVLIEHDMKVVMGVCERIIVMDSGKIIAEGTPQEISRNPRVIEAYLGKEWEHAGA, translated from the coding sequence ATGAACAATACATTAATGCAAGAAAAGAGATTGAACAACGAAAAAAACAGGCGTGTAATTCTAAAGATGGACCATGTTACAATGCAGTTCGGTGGATTGACGGCTGTAGACGATTTTGACAACGTCGTCTACGAGGGTGAGATCCTTGGCATCATAGGTCCAAACGGTGCTGGTAAGACTACGGCGTTCAACGTTATCACTGGGATTTACTACCCAACAAAGGGTAGGATAATCTTTGATGACATAGACATCACACCGTACAAACCTCACCAAATTACGCATCTTGGTATAGCAAGAACGTTTCAAAACATAAGGCTCTTTGGGACGTTAACAGTTCTTGACAATGTGCTTGTAGCTATGCACCATTTGCTCTCTACAAGGGACGCAGACGAGATTCTGAAAAAACATGGTAAAGATCCTAAGATCAAGGGACACCTTTGGTTCTGGAGAGCTGTGACGAAGGTAGGGTACAGAAAAAAAGAGCTCGAGATGCGCGATATAGGTATGGAGCTTTTAAGAAAAGTGGGCTTGGACCATCTGGCATACGAGATTGCCTCGTCACTTCCATACGGTCAGCAAAGGAAATTAGAAATTGCAAGGGCGTTAGCTACAGAACCCAAATTGTTGCTCTTGGATGAACCAGCAGCTGGTATGAATCCAAAAGAGTCGGAAGAATTGATGGAATTTATTCGATACATAAGGGATGAGTTCAAATTGACAGTGGTTCTGATTGAACACGATATGAAAGTTGTTATGGGCGTGTGTGAAAGGATAATCGTTATGGATTCTGGAAAGATCATTGCTGAAGGAACACCTCAGGAGATAAGTAGAAACCCGAGAGTTATAGAAGCTTACTTGGGTAAGGAGTGGGAACATGCCGGTGCTTGA
- a CDS encoding branched-chain amino acid ABC transporter permease, whose amino-acid sequence MVGGLYALIAVGYTMVYGILRLINFAFGDIMVMGIYFAYYGATLIRLSFPLAVTVSLGATAILGVLIDRLAYKPLRNSPRISALITAIGVSFFIESFAVVFFGPNYKAFLEALQNKTIAFESFVIGNVYLPKIIFIILGITAVALFVLFLIVYKTKMGMAMRAISVDIPTTSLMGVNVDNVIGFTFAISSALAALAGVMWALRYPSFYPYTGFVPGLKAFVAAVLGGIGSIGGAVLGGILLGVIEMMIITFFPTVMQYKDAFAFIILILILLVRPAGLLGKRAVEKV is encoded by the coding sequence ATGGTCGGTGGGCTGTACGCACTCATAGCTGTTGGTTACACGATGGTCTACGGTATATTGAGATTGATAAATTTCGCCTTTGGTGACATCATGGTTATGGGCATTTACTTTGCTTACTACGGTGCAACACTGATAAGGCTGAGTTTTCCGCTTGCTGTTACTGTTTCTCTTGGAGCAACGGCGATTTTGGGTGTGCTTATCGATAGACTGGCTTATAAGCCACTGAGAAATTCTCCAAGGATTTCAGCACTGATAACGGCAATAGGTGTTTCGTTTTTTATCGAAAGCTTCGCTGTTGTTTTCTTTGGACCTAACTACAAGGCCTTCTTGGAAGCTCTTCAGAACAAGACTATTGCGTTTGAATCGTTTGTAATTGGTAACGTGTATCTACCAAAGATTATCTTCATCATACTTGGCATAACAGCTGTTGCTCTATTTGTGCTTTTCCTGATAGTTTATAAAACTAAAATGGGAATGGCCATGCGCGCAATATCGGTTGATATACCTACGACATCTTTGATGGGTGTCAATGTCGATAATGTTATAGGTTTTACGTTTGCCATATCTTCTGCTCTTGCGGCTCTTGCTGGGGTTATGTGGGCATTGAGGTATCCGAGCTTTTATCCTTACACAGGCTTTGTCCCCGGTTTGAAGGCTTTTGTTGCAGCAGTTCTTGGTGGGATTGGCTCTATCGGTGGTGCAGTGCTTGGTGGAATACTGCTTGGTGTGATCGAGATGATGATAATCACATTCTTCCCGACGGTTATGCAATACAAAGATGCTTTTGCTTTCATTATTCTGATTCTGATACTTCTTGTCAGGCCAGCAGGTCTTCTCGGTAAACGCGCTGTGGAAAAAGTTTGA
- a CDS encoding branched-chain amino acid ABC transporter permease codes for MRNRTKRDLILTVLFLIVVIILLAIADASFDSYKKQILSLMAIYGIMAVSLNLVNGITGVFSLGHAGFILLGAYTSALLTIPPDQKAMIFIIAPPSPLIANLHTDFFTATIVGGLVAAFGAFIIGFPVLRLSGDYLAIASLGFSEVLRILALNLQSITNGSLGLKGLPNYTNIWWSWGWLFVTILFIVSLVKSSYGRAFLAIRDNAIAAEAMGINVFKHTLLSFVISGFFAGVSGALYAHWLTTIDPRITTFGPILTYYVLIMVVLGGLGSISGSVVGAIIFAFLMEWLRAFEQPFTLFGRSFPAIQGMRMLVLSVLFVVTMIVWKRGIFGRSELTWEGIINFFKRLGLRRSGEK; via the coding sequence ATGAGAAACCGAACGAAAAGAGATTTGATTTTGACTGTTCTGTTCTTAATAGTGGTTATTATTCTGCTGGCGATTGCGGATGCGAGCTTTGATTCATATAAAAAGCAAATTCTCTCTTTGATGGCCATATACGGAATCATGGCTGTTAGCTTGAACCTGGTCAACGGGATTACCGGTGTGTTCTCACTGGGTCATGCAGGTTTTATACTGCTTGGTGCGTATACTTCCGCGCTTTTGACAATTCCACCTGACCAAAAAGCAATGATATTCATTATAGCTCCACCGAGCCCGTTAATTGCTAATTTGCACACAGATTTCTTTACAGCCACGATTGTTGGAGGGCTTGTTGCTGCCTTTGGAGCTTTTATTATCGGATTTCCAGTTCTAAGACTTTCTGGTGATTACCTTGCTATCGCTTCACTTGGCTTTTCCGAAGTGCTCAGAATCCTTGCACTCAACTTACAATCGATCACAAACGGTTCACTCGGATTAAAGGGTTTACCTAACTACACAAACATTTGGTGGAGCTGGGGTTGGCTCTTTGTGACGATACTTTTCATCGTGAGCCTTGTGAAAAGCTCGTACGGTCGGGCATTTTTGGCAATAAGAGACAATGCAATTGCAGCTGAAGCAATGGGAATTAATGTCTTTAAACACACGTTGTTGTCATTTGTCATAAGCGGGTTTTTTGCAGGTGTTAGCGGTGCACTCTATGCGCACTGGCTTACGACAATTGATCCGAGAATCACGACATTCGGTCCAATACTCACTTACTACGTGCTTATCATGGTTGTTCTTGGTGGGCTCGGAAGTATAAGCGGATCAGTTGTTGGTGCGATAATCTTTGCGTTTTTGATGGAGTGGCTCAGAGCTTTCGAACAGCCGTTCACACTTTTTGGAAGGTCTTTTCCAGCTATCCAAGGTATGAGGATGCTTGTGTTGTCTGTGCTCTTTGTCGTGACGATGATCGTATGGAAGAGGGGAATTTTTGGCAGAAGCGAACTCACTTGGGAAGGTATAATCAACTTCTTCAAGCGCCTCGGCTTGAGAAGGAGTGGTGAAAAATGA
- a CDS encoding ABC transporter substrate-binding protein has protein sequence MRKLLSFIVLLLALSIFAEIKIGVLLPLTGGISAFGDWTKKGIELAHKQKGTALGEKITLVYADTRSEKTEAANAMARLIDKEKVVAVIGEIASSNSMAAAEIAEARKVPQVAVTSTNPLVTQGKKFVSRVCFIDPLQGTALAEFAAKNLKAKKVTIFVDIEQDYSVGLTNYFTERFEKKYKGQVLKVQYKSGDQEFSAQISQAIAFGSDVIMMTGYYNEIALIAQQARSMGYKGYFIAGDGADAPELVKIGGKAVEGLYFTTHYVPEAATTKLAKDFVEAFKKQYGTMPAMNAALGYDAYMLIVDAIERAKSKDPVKINTAIRSTKGFQGVSGTITIDENGNAIKDVIIVKVQNGQFKYETRIEPKDLQ, from the coding sequence CTGCTTGCCCTCAGTATCTTTGCAGAGATTAAGATTGGTGTATTGTTACCGCTGACCGGCGGTATTTCTGCTTTCGGAGACTGGACTAAAAAAGGTATAGAACTTGCACACAAGCAAAAAGGTACTGCTCTTGGCGAAAAGATAACACTTGTGTACGCTGATACAAGAAGTGAAAAAACAGAAGCGGCAAACGCCATGGCTAGGTTGATTGATAAGGAAAAGGTTGTTGCAGTTATTGGAGAGATAGCAAGTAGCAACTCAATGGCTGCAGCCGAAATTGCGGAAGCAAGGAAAGTTCCGCAAGTTGCAGTTACTTCGACTAACCCACTTGTCACTCAGGGCAAGAAATTTGTTTCAAGGGTCTGCTTTATCGACCCGCTACAGGGAACTGCGCTCGCAGAGTTCGCAGCAAAGAATTTAAAAGCTAAGAAGGTCACCATATTTGTGGATATAGAGCAAGATTATAGTGTGGGTTTGACTAATTACTTCACAGAAAGATTTGAAAAGAAATACAAAGGACAAGTACTGAAAGTTCAATACAAATCAGGTGACCAGGAGTTCAGCGCGCAGATTTCTCAGGCAATAGCTTTTGGAAGTGATGTCATCATGATGACTGGATACTACAACGAGATTGCTTTAATAGCCCAGCAGGCACGTTCTATGGGATACAAGGGATATTTCATCGCAGGTGACGGTGCGGATGCTCCGGAACTTGTAAAAATTGGTGGCAAGGCTGTAGAGGGGCTTTACTTCACAACTCACTATGTTCCCGAAGCTGCCACAACGAAGCTCGCAAAAGATTTCGTTGAAGCTTTCAAAAAACAGTACGGAACTATGCCGGCAATGAATGCAGCGCTCGGGTACGATGCCTATATGCTTATTGTTGATGCAATTGAACGTGCAAAATCTAAAGACCCTGTGAAGATAAACACAGCCATAAGATCAACAAAAGGGTTCCAAGGAGTCAGCGGAACAATCACAATCGATGAGAATGGAAATGCTATAAAAGACGTAATCATAGTCAAGGTTCAGAATGGACAGTTCAAGTACGAAACAAGGATAGAGCCGAAAGATTTGCAGTAG